The genomic DNA CTGTGTTTTTTGGGATTTTGGAGCTTGCTTTGTTAGGTATATTCTTCTTTACATATCTATTTATATTTGTTTGGGCTGCATGTATATATTTGTGTAGttgtatgtatgcatgtgaaATTGAAATGTGTAGTTGTTGCATGTGTAGTTGTATTTGTAGTTAAAATACGGATTTACATGTAATAACAAGTgcttgtatatatttgtatttgTGTTGTTTGTAAATATATTTGTATTTGGGGCTTGCCGTTGTAAGTAGCATGGTTTATGAGTGAATATAGgaattttatattgattataCTAGGTAGTAAATGTACTATAGTATATAGTAAATTAATACGTTATTTGACAATCAGGTAGTTTGAGAATAACATGGGAAAATCTTGGATTTTCAAAGATAGGGACACACTTGACTATGAAATCGAGGTTGAAGAGTTTTTGATATTTGCCGAGGAAAATGCTAGTGATCCTAAAAGAATCCCCTGCCCCTGTAAAAGATGTGCTAACTTCAAAAAATTTGCAGTTAAGATTATCAGGGGACATTTATATGAAAATGGTTTTAGTCTGGGGTACCTTAATTGGATTTGGCATACACAAGGGTCTGCAAGTAGGTCATCAGTTAATAGAAATGCTCCGACCCCTGCATCTACGCCTACCCCTGCACCTACGTCTACCCGTGCACCGATACCTTCCCCTGGCCTTGCATCAGAAACAGTCAATGTTTGTGATGCTGCATATAATTCGAGTGAGTACAATAATGAGTCATATCAGTTTAGAAGATTTATGGCTGATGTTGAACAGCCTTTGTATGAGGGTAGTGAATGTACCAAGTTGGAGTTGATGCTAAAATTACACAATTGGAAAGCTAGGTTCGGAATTAGTGATAGTGCATTTAACGATTTGCTGTCTACCGTTGGCTCTCTCCTTCCTAAGGACAATGTGATGCCACCTAATGCATATGAAGCCAAGAAAACCTTATCCGACTTGGGCCTAGAATACATAAAATATCACTCATGTCCAAACAATTGCATACTATATTGGGGGGTAAATGTTGATGCTTCCGAGTGTTCTAAGTGTCGTTTATCTCGTTGGAAGTTAGGAAAGGATGGTAAAATAAGGATTAATGTTCTTGCTAAAGTAATGTGGTATTTTCCAATTATAACGAGATTCAAACGGATGTTTAAATCTCCTTCTACATCTGAACTAATGACCTGGCACTCAAAGCAACGAATAGAAGACGGAAAGATGCGGCATCCAGCCGACTCTCCTTCTTGGAGAAATATCGACTATAGGTGGCCTGCCTTCGGTAGTGATGCACGAAATATTCGTTTGGCGTTGTCTGCAGATGGTATAAACCCACATACTAACGGTCTAACCAATAGATACTCTTGTTGGCCAATAGTATTAGTGACTTATAATCTTCCTCCGTGGTTATATATGAAGAGAAAATTTATGATGCTAACAATTTTAGTTTCCGGTCCACATGAGCCTGGCAATGACGTTGACGTATATTTACAGCCTTTAATCGATGATTTAAAGAAGTTGTGGGAAGAAAGTGAACCAAATGTTTATGATGCATACACCAAGTCATATTTCACTTTAAAAGCAATTTTATTGTGGACAATAAATGACTTTCCTGCATATGGAAATCTGTCCGGATGTGTTAATAAAGGTTATATATGTTGTCCAGTATGCGCTGATGATACAGTTTCCAAGTATTTAAGCCATAGCAGGAAGATGTGTTACCATGGCCATCGGCCTTACTTGGCTAGGAATCATCCATATAGGAAGCAAAATGCCGCTTTTAATGGACAACAAGAATTAGGGCAGGCACGTCAACCTCTGTCTGGAGAAGAGGTTTTATTGCAGCAAGATAAAATTGAATTTCAGTTTGGGGAGGAAGTAAGGAAGTCAAAGAAGGTTGATTGTCCATGGAAGAAAAAGTCGGgttttttggaattaaaatattGGAAGTTTCACCATGTCCGTCATTGTTTAGATGTCATGCACGTCGAGAAGAACGTGTGTGATAGCTTGATCGGCACACTACTAAATATGAAACCTAAGTCTAAAGATAGTGAAGCTTCTCGTCTTGACATGATTGACATGGGGGATAGGGCTGATCTAGCTCCACAAAAAGGAGAAAAAAAACTACTTACCCCCTTCGATTTTTAATTTGTCCAAGGCAGAAAAGAATAAAATGTTGTCATCATTAATGCACATGAAACTTCCTTGTGGACACGCGTCGAACATTAAAAACTGTGTTTCCATGGAAGAATTAAAGATGTTTGGGATGAAGTCCCATGACTGCCACATCTTACTCCGACAACTGCTTCCTATTGCAATTTGTGCGGTACTTCCAAAGGAAGTCAGGGTCACCAtaagtaggttgtgtttcttttttATGCTTTGTGCAGGAAAGTTGTAGACGTATCGAAACTAGATAAATTGCAATCAGATGTAATAGTAACTTTGTGTGAGCTGGAAAAAATCTTTCCTGGATCATTTTTTGATATAATGATACATCTCATAATGCACTTGGTTCGGGAATTACGGTTATATGGGCCGGTATTTTATAGATGGATGTATGCATTTGAGAGGTTTAATAAGGTGTTGAAGAGTTACGTACGTAACCGTTATTACCCCGAAGGCTGTATAGCTGAATGCTATATGGGAGAAGAATCAGTAGAATTCTGCCAAGAGTTTGTCAAGCAAGCTTGCACCACTGCTGTTAGAATGTATAAAGAGTATCTAGAGGGAATCCATCAAGGAAAAAATAAAAGTGTTCATTGGCTCTTGAGAGAGCACAATCGCCTTTTTGCCGATTGGTTTCTAGAAAAAGTTAGTATTTTTATAGTTTCATTTGTGCCTAATTTATTTGCTCTGTAGTAATATGGAATTTAGAAGTATTTTTGTTTCTGAAAATGTGTAGGTTAGTAGTGAAATGGAGGAGAATCCTGGAGGAGTTTCAGAGACAATAAGATGGATAGCCGGAAAACCATCATTTTCAGTTTTGACTTACGAAGCTTATCTAGTAGACGGGGTCCGATACTTTACAAAAGAGCGAGACGGTGTGAGGGTTGTTCAAAATAGCGGAGTGTTTTTAGTTGCTAAAACTGTCCAAGTGTCTAGCGCTAAAGATTTGAACCCCGTAGAAAGTGACTTGACATTTTACGGTGTTATCTTAGAAATATGGGAGCTAGATTATCATGCATTCAAAGCCCTGTTATTTTTATGTAATTGGGCAGATAATGACAAGGGAATTAAGGTGGATGATCTTGGGTTCACACTTGTCGATCTAAGTTGACAAGGCCACAAGAGAGATAAATATGTTTCTATGGATCAAGTAAAGCAAGTGTATTATATTGAAGATCCGGTGGATGCCAAGTGGTCCGTTGTATTAACCTCTACAACTCGAGACTACCAAGATGTGTATAACGACGATGATTTAGGAGACACAACCATGGAAAATCCCCCATTCTGCTG from Apium graveolens cultivar Ventura chromosome 5, ASM990537v1, whole genome shotgun sequence includes the following:
- the LOC141660595 gene encoding uncharacterized protein LOC141660595, yielding MGKSWIFKDRDTLDYEIEVEEFLIFAEENASDPKRIPCPCKRCANFKKFAVKIIRGHLYENGFSLGYLNWIWHTQGSASRSSVNRNAPTPASTPTPAPTSTRAPIPSPGLASETVNVCDAAYNSSEYNNESYQFRRFMADVEQPLYEGSECTKLELMLKLHNWKARFGISDSAFNDLLSTVGSLLPKDNVMPPNAYEAKKTLSDLGLEYIKYHSCPNNCILYWGVNVDASECSKCRLSRWKLGKDGKIRINVLAKVMWYFPIITRFKRMFKSPSTSELMTWHSKQRIEDGKMRHPADSPSWRNIDYRWPAFGSDARNIRLALSADGINPHTNGLTNRYSCWPIVLVTYNLPPWLYMKRKFMMLTILVSGPHEPGNDVDVYLQPLIDDLKKLWEESEPNVYDAYTKSYFTLKAILLWTINDFPAYGNLSGCVNKGYICCPVCADDTVSKYLSHSRKMCYHGHRPYLARNHPYRKQNAAFNGQQELGQARQPLSGEEVLLQQDKIEFQFGEEVRKSKKVDCPWKKKSGFLELKYWKFHHVRHCLDVMHVEKNVCDSLIGTLLNMKPKSKDSEASRLDMIDMGDRADLAPQKGEKKLLTPFDF